From a single Candidatus Methylomirabilota bacterium genomic region:
- a CDS encoding carbohydrate ABC transporter permease — protein MAVARRPLLTKVTKHLLLMPFLVFALFPFYHMTLTSLKQDRELYDRNAVPLIIKQGPTLEHYTKLIWDTEFLIWTKNSLMVTAIATFVSVVIGTIAAYALARLKFFGVAAFGTGIFVTYLVPTSLLFLPLAQVVNWIGLADSKWALVLTYPTFLVPFCTWLLIGYFRTVPKEIEE, from the coding sequence ATGGCCGTCGCGCGCCGTCCGCTCCTGACGAAGGTGACGAAGCACCTGCTGCTGATGCCGTTCCTCGTGTTCGCGCTGTTCCCCTTCTATCACATGACACTGACCTCCCTGAAGCAGGACCGGGAGCTCTACGACCGCAACGCGGTGCCGCTGATCATCAAGCAGGGGCCCACGCTCGAGCACTACACCAAGCTCATCTGGGACACCGAGTTCCTCATCTGGACCAAGAACAGCCTGATGGTGACGGCGATCGCCACGTTCGTCTCGGTGGTCATCGGGACCATTGCGGCGTACGCGCTCGCCCGCCTCAAGTTCTTCGGCGTCGCCGCCTTCGGGACCGGCATCTTCGTGACCTACCTCGTGCCGACCTCGCTCCTGTTCCTGCCCCTCGCCCAGGTCGTGAACTGGATCGGCCTCGCCGACTCGAAGTGGGCGCTGGTCCTCACGTACCCGACCTTCCTCGTGCCGTTCTGCACCTGGCTCCTCATCGGCTATTTCCGCACGGTGCCGAAGGAGATCGAGGAG